In Oryza sativa Japonica Group chromosome 1, ASM3414082v1, the genomic stretch CGACCTAGAAATAATGCTCTGTATGCCGACTTGGAGGAGTATTGTCCTGAGCTGTCCCATTTCCAACAGATCACATCTTGCTCAGAGGGATTGCAACCAGCATTTTGCAGAAGTGACCAGAGCTTGAGGTATTCTCGGATTGCCTGAACTCCAAGTGCCCCGCTGATGTCTCTGATCCATGCTTTATTGAGCAGTGCTTCCGCGACCGTCCTGCGTTTGCGGATTCGAACAGGAACATGTTCGAAGATGGAAGGCGCAATGGCTCGTATACCTCCCTCCTGCATCCAGCAATCCTCCCAGAAGAGGATACTTCTTCCATCCCCCAGTTGGCACATGTTTGAAAGATAGCCTACGTATTGCTCAGTGATCCTGAGTACTAGCTAGCATGCACCTTACTTGTAAAATGAATAGCACATACAGAATTGTGCTCAAAGACAATGACTTGATAATTACCTTATTCTGTGTTCTGTGATAGCCTTGATTTATCTTTATCATTCATATTATGTAGCCTCAAACACTGGACCCCTCATAGGCTGTACAATGCGTTTGAAAATTCCTTTGCATTTCATTCAGTGCATCAATACCAGGTGGGATCGCATAATAGAAGCCTGTAAGGCAGGCGATTAGCTATGGCATGTTGTTCCTTATTTACTACTACAATCCTAAATTGAAACTGAATCTACAGATGCGCATGGGTCTGAGTTTGCTACTACAACCCTAAACTGAATCTATAGATGGGCATGGGAATAAGTAGagttcacccaaaaaaaattcaaaagcaGAGCAAAGGAATTACCTTCATCGATGCCAAGGAGAGGACACAGAACTGTCTTATGATGATACTGCAAAATAAGATGTAAGGAAAATTTCACTATtgcaaatatattcatataatcaTGGTGCATAAAAATTTAGAGCCAAAACTCTATCCTACCCCACCAGGGCCATGTTCGCTGATACATTGTGTTGGATTGCACTGTTTTTATTTTCAAGATGTAATTATCCATTATCTGTTAAAACCACCAACCAGAACTTATTATCTTCGTTCATACTTGCAGGTTCGCATGTGGAAGTCATTTCAGGTACTGCAGTACTCAAACCTACCTTTCTattcaaaagagaaaagaaacaatGTTATCAGTACATATAAATTCTTATTGCTAGCTATTCTGAGTCTTCTGACTCAGCATTCTTCTGCTAAAAAATACACCACCTGCTCTTACAGTACCCATCAGACAATCACAATCAGTTGATTACTAGCCACAACTTTCAATCCTAATGCAATGTGCTAATTTCCCCTTCTCTGTTAATTCAGCTACATCATTGGTAGCCGCATTTGTTGTTCTTTCGTTCATCATGGCCACAGCACTCTATCTTTCACTGAAGTCAAGGTATGATGAAGAGGTACATTTGAAGGTTGAAATGTTCCTCAGGACATATGGCACATCGAAGCCCACAAGGTACAGTTTCTCTGATGTCAAGAAGATAACGAGATGCTTCAAGGAACAATTAGGTCAGGGTGGATTTGGAAGTGTAAACATTGTCCGCCTTCTGGGATTCTGCTCTGAAGGAACACGacacattcttatctatgaatTCATGCCTAATGAATCATTGGAGAAATACATATTCTTTCATGACCCTAATACTTCTCAAGAACTCCTGGCACCAAAAAAGATGTTAGATATTGCCTTAGGCATTGCCCGAGGAATGGAGTACCTGCATCAAGGATGCAACCAGCGAATCCTCCATTTTGATATCAAGCCTCATAATATCTTGCTGGACTATAACTTCAATCTGAAGATTTCAGACTTTGGTCTTGCAAAGCTGTGTGCTAGGGACCAAAGCATTGTTACCTTGACCAAAGCAAGAGGCACAATGGGCTACATTGCACCAGAGCTATATTCTAGGAACTTTGGGGAGATATCTTACAAGTCAGACGTATACAGTTTTGGCATGCTTGTGTTAGAAATGGTTAGTGGAAGGAGGAACTCAGACCCAAGTATTGAGGACCAGAATGAGGTCTACTTTCTGGAGTGGATCTATGAGAAAGTAATTACTGGGCAGGACTTTGTACTTAGTGGGGAAATGACAGAAGAAGATAGACTGAAGGTTAGACAGATGGCCCTCGTGGCACTTTGGTGCATTCAGTGGAACCCAAGAAACCGTCCCTCGATGACGAAGGTTGTAAACATGCTAACAGGAAGGTTGCAGAATATACAGGTGCCCCCTAAGCCATTTGTTTCATATGAAAGCCATGCTGTGCCATAAATCATACTAGTAATGTTATGGGAGTTATGCTTAGTTGACGTGTTGAAATAGTAATGCCTAGAAATTGCATAATATGCACCTTGACTGCACATTGATTATCTGTATGAGGTATGAATCATCGCTCTTTATTACCATGTAATAAAAGAAATAAGAAACACATCAGTTGATGTGATTACCTTGTTCAGTTGTTGCTATGATATATCTCCATCCAACCACCGTGTGCAGAGTACTCCTCGTTGCACTATTTCAGTAAGATGCCCTCCTCGTCCGTTTCATGGGTCCATAACTAGTGGTTTGCAACAAAATCCTGCAAGGAAATTGAATTATGGCAATTTTTCCCATGCAGAACTAATATAAAATATCGAAGCAAAGagtattatttttgtctgtttgTCCGTGCGAACGGCTGACTAGGGTAACATTCATACCCTGAATTCGTCACTGAATAAAGAAGTAGATTCATATCCTAAATTACTCACTGAACTAAGAAGTATAATAAGTTAAGTTGGCTTGGTCACATTCCTATCCATCCCATTCAAAAAGTCAGGGCCCGCCTATCTATCTGATGGAAATCTCACATCAAACAGGATGCTGCTGGGCAAGCAATCGAGGAGCTACGAATTTGCAATGTGAAGAGATGAATGGGCATGGACTCGACTAGTGAATAAGTACACTTTAATAAAAACTTAGGAAAAATAATCAAAAGCAGAGGAAACGGGCTACCTTTATCAATGCAAGGAGGGGGCAGCGAACCGAACAACCACCGGATCAGGAGATCTCCCTGAGTTCTGTCAATCCTGCGGCTCTGGGGCCTGGATTTGCGGCTCGGGTCGCACAAGGACACAGGGAGAAGGCGACGCATAGCCCGGGCAACGCGCATTGACGGCGGAGCGCAAAGCAGAGACATCGCCGGGGAAGCAGAGGTGGCCGGGAGTCGGTGggatcgccggcgacggcgaagggttCGTGGCAAGAGGGGGAGGAAAGGggatggaaaaagtacaccgaaggttcctcaacttgtcatcgggatacgAAAAcatcctcaaaccgcaaaaccagatatgcgggaTCTctcaactatacaaaaccggtcacccgaggtccctcggtggttttcatcccggttttgtccgacgtgacggctgagtcagcgtgggacccacgtgggccccacatgtcagcgggccacgtcatcaccctctcctctccctttctcctctctctctctctctcactcttctcgtTTGGGTAGGCAGCGGGGGACAACGGCGTCGGCTGGCGACTGGCGACGCCCGCCGTTGCAGAGGCCGCACGCACGGAGGTGGGCCGCCGTC encodes the following:
- the LOC112937592 gene encoding rust resistance kinase Lr10, which translates into the protein MQCANFPFSVNSATSLVAAFVVLSFIMATALYLSLKSRYDEEVHLKVEMFLRTYGTSKPTRYSFSDVKKITRCFKEQLGQGGFGSVNIVRLLGFCSEGTRHILIYEFMPNESLEKYIFFHDPNTSQELLAPKKMLDIALGIARGMEYLHQGCNQRILHFDIKPHNILLDYNFNLKISDFGLAKLCARDQSIVTLTKARGTMGYIAPELYSRNFGEISYKSDVYSFGMLVLEMVSGRRNSDPSIEDQNEVYFLEWIYEKVITGQDFVLSGEMTEEDRLKVRQMALVALWCIQWNPRNRPSMTKVVNMLTGRLQNIQVPPKPFVSYESHAVP